A single genomic interval of Rhododendron vialii isolate Sample 1 chromosome 3a, ASM3025357v1 harbors:
- the LOC131319815 gene encoding protein ABIL3-like, translated as METMVSSVSLPIPREPANYDEVSMQQSLLFSDSLKDLKNLRSQLYSAAEYFELSYTNDDQKQIVVDTLKEYAIKALVNTVDHLGSVTYKVNDLLDEKVDEVSGTELRVSCIEQRLRTCQEYIDREGLSQQSLVINTPKYHKRYILPVGESMRGARLTSKYQGCSLDDWDDWHQFRNAVRATIVETPSSSVRKEASPSPTSRHLQRSGTFLFTSSTPNKELEKRTVSPHRFPLLRSGSLASSGSPASRPTTPNSRATTPNPSRPTTPNALVARPRFPSEPRKSASMRIRPEKGKENSKEIELFPSKSKRLLKALLSRRKSKKDEMLYTYLDEY; from the exons atgGAGACAATGGTTTCATCTGTTTCCCTGCCCATCCCTAGAGAACCAGCAAATTACGATGAGGTTTCTATGCAGCAAAGCTTACTATTCTCTGATAGTCTCAAG GACTTGAAGAATCTGAGATCACAGCTCTACTCAGCTGCAGAGTACTTTGAACTGTCGTACACAAATGATGACCAAAAACAGAT CGTGGTCGATACATTGAAAGAGTATGCCATTAAAGCCCTTGTGAATACAGTGGATCATTTGGGTTCCGTGACGTATAAAGTTAATGATCTCTTGGATGAAAAGGTCGATgaagtttctggaacggagcttCGGGTGTCCTGCATTGAGCAG AGACTTCGGACATGCCAAGAGTACATTGACCGTGAGGGACTTTCCCAGCAGTCGCTTGTGATTAACACTCCCAAGTACCACAAGCGCTACATTTTACCAG TTGGAGAGTCCATGCGTGGTGCCAGGCTCACATCGAAATATCAAGGATGCAGCCTGGATGATTGGGATGATTGGCATCAATTTAGGAATG CTGTTCGAGCTACAATCGTAGAGACCCCATCCTCCTCAGTCAG AAAAGAGGCCTCTCCATCACCTACGTCGCGACATTTACAGCGATCTGGAACCTTCTTGTTCACCTCCAGCACGCCAAATAAAGAATTAG AGAAACGAACAGTTTCACCGCATCGATTTCCTCTTCTACGATCTGGATCTCTCGCTAGCTCTGGATCTCCTGCTAGTCGCCCAACTACACCAAATTCAAGAGCGACAACCCCTAACCCAAGTCGTCCTACCACTCCAAATGCTTTGGTTGCAAGACCACGG TTTCCTTCAGAGCCTCGAAAATCAGCTTCAATGCGTATCCGACcggaaaagggaaaagaaaactcCAAAGAGATCGAACTATTCCCCAGCAAAAGTAAACGTCTCCTCAAGGCATTGCTCAGCCGGCGCAAGTCGAAGAAAGATGAGATGTTGTATACTTATTTAGATGAATACTGA
- the LOC131319819 gene encoding uncharacterized protein LOC131319819: MDAIVCDVTTEGKTLPPAHWEFSCDFEVDYESEENAQIVYSALAVDKELQPDKVKRQMTVSNGKLVVHFEAVEARFLRASFSAFVDVLTLATKTIEEFGQGMEL; the protein is encoded by the exons ATGGACGCCATTGTTTGTGACGTTACAACAGAAGGCAAAACTCTTCCTCCCGCCCACTGGGAGTTCAGCTG TGATTTCGAAGTAGATTATGAGTCTGAGGAAAATGCTCAAATTGTTTACTCAGCATTGGCTGTTGATAAGGAG TTGCAGCCAGACAAAGTGAAAAGGCAGATGACCGTATCTAATGGAAAGCTTGTTGT ACATTTTGAAGCAGTTGAAGCAAGATTTCTTCGCGCATCATTTAGTGCCTTCGTGGACGTTCTTACGCTTGCCACAAAAACAATTGAAGAATTCGGTCAAGGAATGGAGTTATGA
- the LOC131321333 gene encoding putative pectinesterase/pectinesterase inhibitor 38, with protein sequence FVHLIVVNSIVIVPSSSTTYNVTVAKDGSGHFRTISEAVLGAPTNGNNAYFINIKPGVYEEYVSIPEEKPFLALIGSGADKTKITGNRSDRNGFGIKESATLECPILMLCFADVMGEHFILQDITVENSTGPGTQAVALFCRADKAIFYKCKITGYQDTLFADKTRQFYRECDIYGTVDFIFGDARAIFQNCNLFARDTGAVFTAHSRDM encoded by the exons TTTGTTCATCTGATTGTGGTTAACAGTATTGTCATTGTACCATCATCTTCGACCACCTATAACGTTACGGTTGCCAAAGATGGCTCTGGACATTTTCGGACAATATCCGAAGCTGTGTTAGGTGCGCCGACCAACGGAAATAACGCCTACTTCATCAATATCAAGCCAGGAGTGTACGAAGAATATGTGTCAATACCAGAAGAAAAACCGTTTTTAGCCTTGATCGGCAGTGGAGCCGACAAGACTAAAATCACGGGCAACCGAAGCGACAGGAACGGTTTTGGAATCAAAGAATCGGCTACACTCG AATGCCCCATATTGATGCTTTGTTTTGCAGATGTGATGGGGGAACACTTTATATTGCAAGACATAACCGTTGAGAACTCGACCGGACCGGGTACCCAAGCAGTTGCTTTGTTCTGTCGTGCCGACAAGGCCATTTTCTACAAGTGCAAGATAACAGGGTATCAAGATACATTATTTGCGGACAAAACACGACAATTTTACCGAGAATGCGACATTTACGGCACAGTCGATTTTATCTTTGGAGATGCAAGGGCAATATTCCAAAACTGCAATCTGTTTGCCCGTGATACTGGTGCGGTGTTCACAGCCCATTCTCGGGATATGTGA
- the LOC131321334 gene encoding pectinesterase inhibitor 28-like has translation MAKVEVSFALILCFLSLCSLVSPPAALAAPLKDAPKKDGDGFKTLGKKAGLVRHLCNETGHYNLCVAAVEADPRSNLKSHRKGILHIVMDKTISNATAILEYIDRLLADNTTKMENTTRNSLEGCSSDYHDSIYDLKHALSLLELKNVSQYSEMESMLNSMFTTPFDCDQDFIQRTIPAPNPLTGSINNCVQDLAETCMAILNHFWSMFAFNCLSSLALARKTYNRNALTSIA, from the exons ATGGCCAAAGTTGAGGTTAGTTTTGCGCTGATTTTGTGTTTCCTTTCCCTTTGTTCGCTCGTCTCTCCACCGGCAGCGCTCGCAGCACCATTGAAAGATGCGCCAAAGAAAGACGGTGATGGTTTCAAGACACTAGGCAAAAAAGCTGGATTGGTTCGGCATCTGTGCAATGAAACGGGCCACTACAACTTGTGCGTCGCAGCAGTTGAGGCCGATCCTCGATCCAACCTTAAGTCGCATCGCAAAGGAATTCTCCACATCGTCATGGACAAAACTATTTCCAACGCTACTGCAATACTCGAGTACATTGATCGTCTCCTCGCGGATAATACTACCAAAATGGAGAACACAACCAGGAATTCCCTCGAAGGTTGTTCTTCCGACTACCACGATAGCATCTATGACCTCAAGCATGCTTTATCACTCCTGGAGTTAAAAAATGTTTCCCAATATTCCGAGATGGAATCTATGCTTAACAGCATGTTCACCACACCCTTTGATTGTGACCAGGATTTTATTCAACGAACAATACCTGCTCCTAACCCATTAACAGGGAGTATAAACAACTGCGTACAAGATCTCGCAGAGACTTGCATGGCGATATTGAAT CATTTCTGGTCTATGTTTGCTTTTAATTGTCTTTCTTCTCTGGCGTTG GCGCGTAAGACATATAATAGAAATGCATTAACTTCTATTGCTTGA